From one Lolium rigidum isolate FL_2022 chromosome 4, APGP_CSIRO_Lrig_0.1, whole genome shotgun sequence genomic stretch:
- the LOC124708078 gene encoding 60S ribosomal protein L15-2, with translation MGAYKFVSELWRRKQSDVMRFVQRVRCWEYRQQPAIVRITRPTRPDRARRLGFKAKQGYVVYRIRVRRGGRKRPVPKGIVYGKPKHQGITQLKFQRNKRSVAEERAGRRLGGLRVLNSYWVNEDSTYKYFEVILVDVAHNAVRNDPRINWLCNPVHKHRELRGLTSAGKKFRGLRGKGTRHHKNRPSRRATWKRNQTVSLRRYR, from the exons ATGG GGGCGTACAAGTTCGTCTCGGAGCTATGGAGGAGGAAGCAGTCGGACGTGATGAGGTTCGTGCAGCGCGTGCGGTGCTGGGAGTACAGGCAGCAGCCGGCGATCGTGCGCATCACCAGGCCCACCCGTCCCGACAGGGCGCGACGCCTCGGCTTCAAGGCCAAGCAG GGGTATGTAGTTTACCGGATCCGTGTCAGGCGTGGTGGCAGGAAGAGACCTGTGCCCAAGGGTATTGTTTATGGCAAGCCCAAGCACCAGGGTATTACCCAGCTCAAGTTCCAGAGAAACAAGAGGTCTGTTGCTGAGGAGAGAGCTGGACGCAGGTTGGGTGGTCTGAGGGTGCTCAACTCGTACTGGGTGAATGAG GACTCGACCTACAAGTACTTTGAGGTGATACTCGTGGATGTTGCTCACAATGCTGTCCGCAACGACCCAAGGATCAACTGGCTCTGCAACCCTGTGCACAAGCACCGTGAGCTTCGTGGTCTCACATCTGCTGGCAAGAAGTTCCGTGGCCTGCGTGGCAAGGGTACCCGGCACCACAAGAACAGGCCATCAAGGAGAGCGACCTGGAAGCGCAACCAAACCGTTTCCCTTCGCCGCTACCGTTAA
- the LOC124646554 gene encoding uncharacterized protein LOC124646554 has translation MAKDQSLNLDFRTPKPAVFCSSSAKVHELPRCMDDDGTSNGTRSTNHFCPSQPIVLTSSSKSQVTLLKPSFSRSKRANENKTRCSSEQSYADSSNKSSETGLPKPSHRSSPKASHANPINSSSAILVNQVIQVSVHPKRKRAEFLENSDKGETAKVHQKDCCERRNLDTIKSKDYTTDVPHDTKLMLDIKDVLSAKTIETKAKSMVGKDEINATTKSKRKPAVVKEELTKKAIDHQKDVTQKVAKAKTVLAKDELTLTAKTQTKPDVNKNESAEKAIDHQKDVTQKVAKAKAVLAKDGLTLTAKTKTKPDVNKNESAEKVIDHHKRGEMRLLTVAELKCFLSIKKAKVGGTKEVLIQRATELLS, from the exons ATGGCCAAAGACCAATCACTGAATCTAG ATTTCCGCACCCCAAAACCAGCTGTCTTCTGCTCTTCGAGTGCCAAAGTTCACGAGCTTCCTCGGTGTATGGATGATGATGGCACTAGCAATGGCACCCGTTCCACCAACCATTTTTGTCCATCACAACCTATTGTCCTAACCAGTTCATCCAAGT CGCAAGTTACATTATTGAAGCCTTCATTCAGCAGAAGTAAACGAGCAAATGAAAACAAAACAAGGTGCTCTTCAG AACAATCTTATGCTGACAGTTCAAACAAATCGAGTGAAACTGGCCTACCAAAACCATCACACAGAAGTTCTCCTAAGGCAAGCCATGCTAACCCTATCAATTCATCGAGTGCAATTCTTGTCAATCAAGTCATTCAG GTTTCTGTGCATCCTAAAAGAAAGCGCGCCGAGTTTCTGGAGAACAGTGATAAAGGAGAAACTGCAAAAG TGCACCAAAAAGATTGTTGCGAAAGGAGGAACTTGGACACAATAAAG AGTAAAGACTATACGACAGATGTCCCACATGACACAAAATTAATGCTGGATATCAAGGATGTGCTTAGCGCAAAAACAATAGAGACAAAAGCAAAGTCTATGGTTGGCAAGGATGAGATAAACGCcacgacaaaatcaaaaagaaaGCCAGCAGTTGTCAAAGAGGAGTTAACTAAAAAG GCGATAGATCATCAGAAGGATGTTACTCAAAAGGTGGCAAAGGCAAAGACAGTACTTGCTAAGGATGAGCTAACTTTAACAGCGAAGACACAAACAAAACCCGATGTTAACAAGAACGAGTCAGCTGAAAAGGCGATAGATCATCAGAAGGATGTTACTCAAAAGGTGGCAAAGGCAAAGGCAGTGCTTGCTAAGGATGGGCTAACTTTAACAGCGAAGACAAAGACAAAACCCGATGTTAACAAGAATGAGTCAGCTGAAAAG GTCATAGATCATCATAAGCGAGGTGAGATGCGTCTTCTTACAGTTGCTGAGCTGAAGTGCTTCCTCAGTATAAAAAAAGCAAAAGTTGGAGGTACAAAGGAAGTGCTTATCCAAAGAGCAACTGAACTCCTTTCTTGA